In Papaver somniferum cultivar HN1 chromosome 9, ASM357369v1, whole genome shotgun sequence, the genomic stretch AAGAAGAAGTATCTCGTAAACTGGATCTGACTTCTCTAAATTATACAGAAGTTCAACTGTCAGCATACCAGAGAGAGATAGCAAATTCTGGTAAAACTTCCCTGGATAATTTTGCATAATAGAAACCTGAGTTCCTTCAAGACAATCGTCAGTACTACTTTCCATTACTTCAGCAGCCCTTTTAAATGTAATATTAAATACTTTGGACCAAAAGTTTTTGCCTGCGATCATATCATTTTCATCCTTCACTTGTAACTGAAAAATTGCTTGATAAAGGGTCAATCTCAAATCTAGCTCTCTTCCGTCTAAGAAAAATTTCAGCAGCTGATGGCAATCGTCAATACCACGtgattcatgatgttctttaccGGAAAATGCGCTGGAGGAACTCTCATCAACCGACTTCTGCCTTTTAGGGGTACCTGTCTTTCTGGAATCATCTTCTGATTCGCCAGAAGTATTTACAGCAGATGTTGTTTGAGCGTCATTTCTCCTGGCACTGATCTGGGGCCACAAATATCTTTCAATGGCATCAAAAGAGGTAAAAGGCTCAATATTCACAGTATCTAAAGAATCATCACAAAAATCTGTTTCTCCCTCTTCCTTCACGAACCGAACCCTTAAACACGGATGTGTGGTGGCGTGCTTAGTTGGAATAGCAGCATGCACAGCCCTTGGTTTTGAAATCTGATTTAGAATAACCGGGAAGTTCTCCAAAGAAGACAATGCAGCTTGCAGTTTCCTTACAAGGACTGCTAGAGGCGTTCCCTCCCAACGTACGCTCGTTGATGACAAAGAGAAACTAGCAAAAGTTGCAAACCTCTTCATTATAACAAGTGAATAATCTGATAACCCGTGATGCTCTACAACTTTTCCTTTCAAGTACTGGCCATTGGAAAAATAATTTAATAAAGATTTCACTATTCCACTTTCAATAAACTCAAATGTTGACACAGAATCACCATCACTAAGCTCCATCACTATTTGACCCAGGGTGTGAAACAAGTTCTCTTCCAAACCAGACCAAATATTGTTACTCATGGACAGATTCACCATATCATTTAGTGTTGCAGAGTACTTTCTAAGATTCTGAAGAGTTTCGGTCAATCCTATCTCAGAAGTTTGTGATTCAACAGCAAAGTAAGTTTCCTTGATCTGCTTCGCCAAAGTGTGAATGGAATCTTTCTCAAGCTTGCACTTTCCTATTTCTGAAGATCGAGGCTTACCTATGTTAAGATTGTAACATAAGCATCTAACACTATCGTTCACATTTGATTTTTGCTGTGAGCTAGATGAGATCTGATTGTTACTGGAGTTTGTAAGCTTTTCTAGTGTTAGAATTGCATCTATGGCGTAAACAACACCCACCTTTGCAAAAGAGTTCAAGAACATATCCGGAAGCTCTTTAAGGATAGTCTGCACGATATTTAAAGCTGATATCAGCACATGGTGATCCTTCCTAGCGAACACACCCGCGAGAAAACTGCATAACCATCCAAATTACATTAATATCATTTAGACAACTGCCGAAACTATCCACGCGGACTAATAAAGCTTTCATTACCTCGATATGTTGCTATTATCCAGTATGTCGAAGAGAATATCAGATCTGCTAACATTGACTAACTTGTTGATTACAGAAACACAGCCGTCACAAACTTGTAGATTTGCACCATTATTTACAACCTGTAGAATGATGAAAGTTAATGGTACAGCTTACAAggactaaaaaaagaaaaatgaacatcAGAGAGTAGAACCAACTTATACAAAATAAGGATACAACTAAAACAAGAACAAAGGGAAAGAACAAACCTCAACCAAAGTGGGAACAATGTCCATACCAAAACGCCTCAGAAGTTCAGGTTGGTCCTTTAAAACCTTTTCCTTACTTGACGACTTTTCGCCCCCGACAGGAGGAAGAAGCACATTAAGCAACTTCAAAACTTCAAATACCTGGATAAATATTTGATGTTATGTGCAGTTATCTAAAGGTTCACAGTCTAATGTCGACCTAAAGGTTCACAGTCTAATGTCAATGTTTCACCTACACGGCTAAGATTCCACTCCACCAACATGGGACATTTTGACGTGGCATAGGTTGGTATCATTCAAAAAGGATACATGGTCAGAAGAATTTTATGGTTTCCCTTCAAGTGACAGAAAAATGACTTTAGTGTGTGCATGTGGCATAGTAAGGGTTTTGCGTGCTTTTTGTTCTATAGTAGAATGTCAGTTTCTAATCCGGTGATACCGCAGCTAGCGCCTATTGTCAAAATGTTTAAAACCAGCAATTCGAGACTGAATACAGACTGAAATATGCACATTTGCAAATTACCCTTGACAGGGAATAAGGTGGTATTGCATTTGCAAGATGCACAAATTAACCCTAAGCCATTCTTACTGGTTTACCCGATAGTTAAGCTTGACTGCAGTTGCAACTTAAAACCTAAGAAGTCGACTTTCAAAAGTGAATCAACTTGTCGAAATCTTTAAAACCAGGACAGAATACAGATTGAAATAGGCATATTTGGGATAAGGTAGTGATGCATTTGGAAGATGCATAAATTAGACTAAGGCATTCTTACTGGTTTCCCAACAGGAAGCTAGTATACTGATACAACTTAAAACCTGAAAGGACTGACTTTTCAAAAGTAGAATCAAAACCTGGTTGGACTTTGCATCACCATCCCCAAGGGAAGAGGCTTTGCTGTGTGAGACGTCATAACTTGATAAAATATTCTTCAATATGCAGCTTATTTTTTGTTCAAGAAGTATCTTGACAGCATTAGCGGAACCAGATGCAAGTCTAGAAAGAATCCCAATCAGATGCTGCAGATGATGTAGTAATGAAGTCAAGAATCGGCAATAAAAACTTTACTAGATCTCAATATAAAAGAAGAGGTTGAtggtgaaaaaaataaaaaaagtgaagAGTAACATACACTATAGATTGACTGGTTGAAGCTGGTTTGACTACCCATAGCTATAAGAGGTATTACTGACTGAATCAATCGATGCTCGCAAAGTTGATCCACCATAATAGGAGAATTGCTGACGGTCTCCGTTATTCTAGATAAACAAGTAACTACGTTCGCAACAAGCTGTGTAATCAAGACAAAAGAGATGCGTTAACGCAGTATCAAACAAAATATCGGTGGATGAGTTGCATAGGAGAATCATGCTTACCTTTGGGTCTTCATACTGAAGAAGATTGCACAAAGCAGGAACGGCATCCATGAAATGTGACGAAGCGTCGGACGAGAGTTTCTTGCAGACATTAGCAACAGTACTGGTTGCAACCCTCTGATGAAGAAGACAAACGGATATGTTATGCAAGTGTCATCACATTCGGTAAAGCTAAATATTACATTTCACTCCTTCATTTCAGAAGCAAACAATTTTAAGTCTAAAAGCCAAGGCAGAGCTTTGCAGACATTAGCAACAGTACTGGTTGCAACCCTCTGATGAAGAAGACAAACGGATATGTTATGCAAGTGTCATCACATTCGGTAAAGCTAAATATTACATTTCACTCCTTCGTTTCAGAAGCAAACAATTTTAAGTCTAAAAGCCAAGGCAGAGCAGGATTTGTTGCCATGAGCAAATGATCTAGCTCGCAACCTCCACTGTACAAACATTACCCCCTAATAAGAATCTGCACGCAAACCATACTCCAATATTGACTTTAAGAAGGACCTGTTAAGGAACTGCTATATCTTTCCTTGACTAGTCAATTAAGGATCTAGTCAGAAGGCTATTAAAAAGAGTTTTACTGTTGTAATTTCCTATAGAAAGCGTTTTAAAGCTACTAACTTTCTACGAAACAACAGAAACCTTAGTAAAAGGTCCATATCTTTTCAGTCAAAAACCTTCTCCGGATTCAAATCAAAAGTCCATGTCTTTCGTTCTCTTTCCATTATTGTTCTCCAATGACACAACAAAGGGACATTCTACAAGAAACTTGAATCAATTCTTCCATTTGAGAAAGAGATGCCCACTTCATTGACATTACTACCGCAATACTCAATGTTAAATCAACAGAAAGCACAAGCAATGGGATTTCTTCCTTTACCTGGAGACTCGAAGAGAAGAAATCTATAAAACTAAGAACAGCCATAATCGCACCAGCTTGCAAACACGCAACAGGTTGATCCGCCGAAATCTTCTCTAATGCTAACAAACACTTCACaaacaccaaaaataaaaaaccagTTACTAAAAAACCAATAAGTCAATTGCAACATAAACAAAATTCACACATTCAATAAACAAATCCAGAAATTCAACCTGTTCAGCAACATCCATGTACTCAATAGCCATTAATCTCTCACAAAGTGCAGGAACAGCATCAACTCTAGCAAGTAATACAGATATCCCCGGCAAAACATCAACCAAATAAGTAATTGCCCTAATTGAATACAACATAATGTCTGGATTACTTTCATGCCTAGCTAACTTAACCAAAAGGGGCGACAACGCAGCTGCCGTACTCCCAGAAATCGAACTCTCTGTACAAAACGATAACACATCACATAATTCAGTAAGTGATGACAATTGTCCAGACACATCAGTATTCTCATCACTCAAACTCTTCAAAACCATAGTAAATTTCTCTTGATCACTAGGATTTCTTCTATCACTATGTTCCTGATAAACCCTCTCTTTTTCAGTCAATTCATCattcccaccaccaccatcagaataatcatcctcctcctcctcatcttcTGATCTACCAGAAACCGATGTCGCTGCTGATGTCGTCGCCGGTGCTGTCGATTCCACTTCCGTTTCCGCATCCTCCATCACAGTATCCTCATCCACAAATTGCTGTTGATTACTAGTTGTTGAACCCATATGTGTTTGTAACGACGACGAAGATTCAGGATTCTCCGATTCTTCTGAAGAACTACACGCCTTTTTATCAACCGGAGATTGTAACTGATCAGTCGATTCAGTTcttctttttcccaaattctccaTCAACTTACTCGCTTTCTTCTTCTTAATCAAACTGTTTCCTACACAAACAAAAACAGATTAAACAACACAAACAAAACCCTAGATGATGatcattaaaaaatcaaaaaaagagtttaaggattttgatttttatacccataaaacttgattttttttttgttccaggAAGAGAGAAACATATAATAAAATCGTTTTTATCAGTAGTCTTGAGCAAAACCCTAACTTACCTCCTATAAAAGCGGTTTTATGGTTTTTACAAAGGAATCGGAAACCTCACCGCCATTAAACAGAGAGGAGCTTCTATTTCTTTTGTTTTCCCATTCTCTGTGTGTGTTCCGTTCGTCCTACACTACTACTAGTTCTAATTCTAAATGGGAGGAGAATATGAAAAATTGAGTTTCTCACTAATttaatattaaataaaaaatatataaaaatagtataaataggaaaaaaaaaaattactttctctTTTGTTACGCAGTACTTGATGTACGTTTACTGACTTACGCCCAGCCAATGGTTATTTGACTTCTGTGTCCTGGTGGGCCCACTTGTGCGAAAAAATTAGGGTGATGCCATGATGGAGATTTTTTTGGCAGCTAAAAAATCGAGTTTCTTATCGGTAAAGATCTAGATTGTTCTTTTTTTACCGCAAAACCCTAGTGGTTGAAGTGTGAATCGCACAAACCGATTTCCTTAATTGTCTTCTTTCTTCCCCACGAAGATCTTTTCTCACGACAGGAAATGCATTATTAGCCATTGATTTACTTCCCACATAAAGCAGCAGTAGGTAGAATTTGTATTGACATCTTAACTACAGGGACATGGCAAACACCTACGAGTCTAGGACAAAGCTCAACCGACACACAAAACATGAAAATAGTCCTCCTAGAGGTACACACACCAAACACTAATAGTGGCTTTCACTTGTTCACTCAAGTGGTGTCACACATTTGCTGTTCATCTGTGTGTATAtgcaacaaaacaattactattGTTCCCTTCAAATATTTCGATGTACATAGTGAACGAACAAGACAAACAAAAACCTGGGTAGTTGCTTAGCCCAgtcaaaaaggaaaagaatatGATGCAAACAATGCGATGAATATGAAGGAAAAGTACAAAAAAGGATAGGAAAAAGGGTACAGGTAAGGATAAAAAAGTCTTGGAACAAGCTAATGCATAGACAACAAGTCCTCAGTGTTTCCATACGCAAAATCCCTTGAATGCTTTCAGATAAAAAGAAAAGGGAAATTGAGAATACTGTTCATCAGGCAAGGAAAGAGTAACAGGTAATTCATCCATAGAAGTTCATCACTGAAAACTAAATCATCACAGACATCTTCAAATTGGTCTGTGATAACAATTTCCTGCTATGATGTTCTAACGAAGCTAAACATATAATCCAAACATGTAAATGTGCCAGAGTAATATATGTATAATGTTTATATATAAATTTAAAATATTAACTCTACTCAGATAAAAGAACAATAACTTCTACTAGCTACAGAAACCCCAACCGGCGAAATCAGACAGATTTACGCCCTCCATCCAGTGTGTTGCAGCAAAAGTAATTTGTAATACCCTGCATTAGTTCAATAAAGGACCATGGTTAGAAACAGGTACCAACACATTTAAGGAGAGAAGGAATCATCATAGGCTTTTCCAAACCAAATAAAAATGAATGAGATTTTGAGATCTATTATACTAACAACACAAAAGTATAAGACCATGAGCAGACATTGTATACCCAACGTTGACTGACCAATATAACCAGTCAAACTCAATGTTAAATCTGAAAACTTTTTACTAATACCACGCAATGCAACCTATTTCATTATGGTTTAAGCAGAAAAAAGGAatgttctttctttttgtttcgaGTACAAAATTCTAGATGTATAAAGCTGAGATTCACATATTGGTGTCGATTACATTCACATTTAAACCACTTGTAGGTCACCAAATGGTTCATCAGAAGTTTAAACAAACAGTTTTTACTTTTATATAAGTTAACATCCATGGCTCATAAGCATATGTTAAGTTGACAGAGTTAGCGCATAATTCTCTAAGTCCACACGTTGCTAATATCTCACATGAGAAACAAAGACATGTATAAGCGTCCTGATTCCTACCCTTTCTACGGATATGATTGAAATTGTATGACACAGAACACACTTCAATTAAAGAACTAAACAAACAATTAGATTTTTAAGTGTAATTCACATCAGATGTTGTTCACTATCTGTACAACAGTAACATATGTTTAAAATTCATCAGTAACATTTGTTATTTACGTCTTAGTTGTAAAGCTTTTCAGGCTTGTTTTGACTTTTTAGAGTAATCCACCATCAGGTGTGGTAAATTCATCACGACTATACAACAGAAGTGGTTCTACCTAACCGTAATGCCTTTCAAGCATGTTTTCTTCTCAAATTACGGATTCCCTAAGGCATAAGTTTCATCCAAAAAGGGTTGTTTTCTTTCACAAGCATTGTCTACGAAAAACCTTGGCAGTTAAAAAGAACACGCCAAGACCAGTACCAACTCAGTGTTCCAGTTCGCTCGAGCAGATAATAGCATACAATTCTTTGATAACTTCGTTTAGGTACCAGAAAGCATACAACAATTTTAGACTCCAAAATTACAGAGCTGACATAATATAACTGTTTTAAAAAGATCAGTGACAACACATACATTATACTGAAAATAATGTAATGGAACTTATATGAAGGCACTTATAAATGTATTTGGTTATAGCTAGATCTACTGATAGCAACAAACAGAAATGAGATAACAAAGCATTTCTTCTCCATTCGAAAAAGTATTCAGGGACCTAGCAGTCATCTACCGGCATTGAATATTGTTTCATAATTTAACACAAACATTGCTTGCCAGCAAAACATACAAAAGCAACATCCAAAAGGTAGAGTTAACCAAAATTTAAGTGAAGATGATTTATAACGCTACAGCCCTACATGATAAGTCAGTCATATAACAAGGTGGGAAAGAGCTACCGGCGTTAATATAGTTTCATAATTTAACACAAACATTGCTTGCCAGCAAAAAAAATACCAAAGCAACAATCAAAAGATAGAGTTACTCAAATCAAAAGATAGGGTTATTCAAAGTTTAGGTGATCTATAATGCTACAGCCCTACATGATAAGTCAGTCGGGTAGATAACACACCGATATTTAAGAGTTCATATAGCCTCCCTGTGAAAATGACCCCTGGGGAGCAATCTGCAAAGCAATTCAACGAAACACAATAAGAGACACAACATGAACCATTCAACAATATGCACTACCAAATACATTAAGAATTGAGATTCATGAGTTCTATTACCTGAGGGTTTTGACCTGGTTGAGCTTTACCAGATCCATCAGAACCCTTAGCAGTTCCTTTTGTATCACCCTACAAATTTTAAAAAATctcacaatcaatcaacactctCACAACGCAACTCAGTAGATAACCACAAAAAATGGAGCGCAAATTACCTCCATCTGCAACATCACATCCCATCCCCCAACACAAACAGGCAACAAAATAGACAGATTAGATTTCGGTTATCATAAATGAAATCAAAGAAAGACCTAAAAAGATTTGAgcaaaaaaaaacacagaaaaatTACCTCTCTGTACCTATTGAGGTACACCTTAAGTGGATCTATATAATCCTCAAATCCTAAAGTAGCCATTGCCCACAAAAGATCATCTCCATTAATAGTCTTTCGCTTTTCTCTCTGACATTTATCACTTGCcctacaaatgaaaaaaaaaatgaaatcaaaattccagaaaaaccctaaaaaaaaaatcccaaattgAAAACGAAAAAAATGAAGAGGCAGATCTAATTACTCGCTAGTGATGAAACTGATAAACTCAGAAACACATTCTTGAACAGTTTCTTTGGCATCTTTAGCAATCTTTCCATTAGCAGGTAAAGCTTTCTTCATGATCCGGCTAATATTAGCAATTGGTAAGTATCTATCTTGTTCACGAACATTAGAACGTGGACTTTGTTCTCCACTTTCATGACTTCCACCGCCTGGACTTGCTGGACCTTCTGCCATAACCTAAAAACAACAACATAATtatgaaaaccctagttttttccgaaaccctaatttttgtttcAAACCCTAAACGGAAAAAGTTTCAGTTTCAGAGAGACGAAAGTATTAAAGAAAGAAACCTGTATACATACCTCTGAGAGATAGAGAGAGGGGGGGTTTGTATTTGGCGCGAGAGGAGAAAAACGATGGAGTTGCTGAGATGAATTTCTTTGCTCTGAAATCGACGTTCGAGAAGAGATATTGGAGACGACGACTAAGATGATTATTAAACGGTAGACATGTTTATCTAAACCGTCCGTTACGTATTTATAGCCCTGCCACTGCCAGagttttctgttttgtttttcctttactttAACCCGTACACATAACATGTGCGAGATTAACCTACAGATTCATTGGGTGGGCGGGCCTAATAGCATGTTTAGATGTCCATTCAGAGATAACTTTTCGATCTTTGGAATTCAAAAAAACAAGAAGTCAGTTTGGGTCTAAAAATTCAGAACgatttctataaataaaaaagataactttttgtgaagcaaagatattttgcttctgacttctgcttctagTATATAAACGCATCGTAAGACTTTGTTTGTTTCTAGGCTCAACTGACTTGACTCGTCTGGATTTGAATCATCTATATTCGACTGAGTTGACTCGTTACGTCGGactcaaaattattattttgcaaaataaaacttttaaatctAATTAGATTTGTACCCAACAGGTCAGGTACAAAATGATACCTGACTCAAACAATCTCGAATCAGATAACGAGCTAAGTTTAGATCGCAAGTCGGACATTAGAGAAATGAATAGGAAAATGATTTGTCATCTCACGCCCAGTCAGATGCCGAGTTAGGATGAAATCTTGAATCAAACACAAATAAACAAGGTGTTAGTACTATAATGCTTTGCAATTCAAGTTTTTACCCCATTCACATCACCTTGATTCAAGCGTTATCTCTTATCGTTGTCTAAGGTTGAACTTTGGAGGCGCCAAATGGTTCAGCGCAAAAGATATGGGTTGTTGCACAACAGATGTTTATATCTTGGGAGCTATATTTTGGGCGCCAAATGGTTTGACAGAAAATATGGAATTGTTGGATTACCGAGACAAATTCATAATCTAAAGGTTTATATTGAAAGCGGCAAAAGGTTTCACAGAAAGGTAAAATATTACTTGAACCACTCCCAGAATCGGAGGATTTGGCCATGGTTTTTGGCTTGAATCTTGAAATTTAAAGGATGATAAGACTAAGTCTAAGCATAGAAATGCCAAGTAAACCTAGTAGCATTCGACATAACGACGGTAGCAGAATTGAAAGTCTATGCGGACTAAAACGATAGAATAGTCTTAAAACACCATGGCTAAAGGTGTGCACTGCTATTAGCAGGGCATGTTTCAGTCAGTACAAAACAATTAATCCTAGCGAGTCTGGACTGGTACTCGCTTTTAGCaattatggaagaaaaaaaaatcaaaaagtacACTAGCAAAAATAAGTTTAGGATAAACTTTAAAAAATTCTGGCCGGCTGGAACATCCTAGTCCCTTCTGCTTATATGGTAGATTTTTCATTTCCATGAACAATATTACTGTCATCCTAATCACTACTccgtttttggatttttatccCATGGTAAATCTGTAGTGGGGTACTGGTAGTGAATGTTTGGGAGATAAAACAGTCATTACTACCAAAGCTGAATTAATTGATGAAAGCTTAAGGCAAAGTATACAATTAATGTTGCAAATCTCTTAGCCACTACACCACACGTTATGAAAGGACACATGATGGACCTAACAGACACGAAAGCTACTACAATAACTTAAAGCATCTAAACCCTGACGGAAAATTTGAAGGCAGTAAGAAAACAAGGCAGTAGGCTTTTGTATTTTGCTTGATTATTTTTACTGCTTATCTTAATtatttttacacaaaattggttaaaaagaccaaaatcaacaattcctgggtgaaatggacagttagattttgatactgtttaaatggacaaaaatgtaaaaataggcaggatgtaaccagttttattatgcccattttcaaatattttttcttatttttaatttacacaggatgtatccagtttcatccttgctattttttaaatttaagttaggatgaaaccagtttcatccttactaatttttttctttttggccatttcacccaactatttttttactcgtccatttgaaccgtgatttaaaaatatttggacaaatgacccattttccattaTTTTTACTGCTTGGTTATAAGAAATATTTTACCGTttgattctttttatttttacattttcaCCTTTAAATGGTTTATTTTCCTATTAAAGTCTTGCAGTTTAACAAGAttagtttttcaaaaaaaaaaaaaattttgtacACAACCCATGTCAGCACCTAAGATAAGAGAGAAGAGAGAAAGCTAGATCACAATATAAAATGAAGAGGCAAACCCAAACAAGGCACACTTGTCATAGGGGTTAACCCCCAAAACGGACAATGGCCGTTTCGCAAACATTAAATATAGAGTATATTCAGAGAGTTTTTTGTCTACAAAAGCATATTCCATATACGCTATAATCATTTTCAATTGGGTAAGAGAATTAAAGAAATACTATCACTTCTGCAAAAATAAGGATAATATGAGGACTGTGAAATTGAGGGTGATGGGAAAGCCATATTGGATGTTCCTGATTATGATCATTTGAATCCAATGCGAAAACCAGAAGAATCATTTTTGGGGAATCAATTCGGTCATATATGGCTTCAATTCATCAGTGGGTACCCAAACGATGAAAATGTAGTGAGTACTCGAGCTCAGCCGACACAAACCGGAGATGGACGTAAATTTCTTTCCATAACTTTGGTACTGTAGAACCCCAATATATTAATCCGCGATAAACTGATAATcacgataaattaataaattttgccgTTCCCGAGTTGAGACCAACATGTTAAATTAATAATTCGTTAAATTTATAAATTAATTTTGTAAAAAATATGTAAACTAATTTATAAACTagttaataaatatatatatcacTTTTCAACATATATAAATTTTAGTTTTATATTTATACTAATTTGGAAAAGAAttattcaattatgacttgttttttctttatatttatgTCACATTGAATTTCATCTTGGATTTTTCTTAACATTAAAAGAATTTTTGATGTTGTCATTTCCTGATGCAATAAATCCATATTCAATATCTCTGCAGCTTTGATAGCTTCTTTACGGGAAGGTGGCTCTATGACTACACTTTCACCTTCGACTTTCACATCATCATTTTCGTCTTTTCCCATGAcactctcaattatttcttcgTCAGTCAACAAATCTGAAATGATATACTCTTGAGGGTGGTTTAAAAGAAATTCAACATCCATTTCACTGCGATAACTCAATATATTGATTAAATTTTGCAATTCTCTAGTTCCTTGATTATCAAAAGCTTCACTTGGGTTCTCTTATGTGGTTTCATCCCTTGAAGGAATCTTATAGTGATGAAAACAATTTGCAATAGAATTTGCATGAACATTTATTGTCCGAGATGAAACGACAAGGTTCATTGCATCTAAAATATTAATCTTCTATAGGTTTAGTTCTCTGAAACGACAAGGTTCATTGTTTCCATCAACCTTACCCACAATAATATGCATAATGAATAGGGTGTATTGGTTCATTTATTGATTATGGCTTTTTAAAAATTAAACAatattttgataaattaataaataatttaataattattaatttatacaaTTATTTAATATCGtgataaattgattaattttaccGGTCCCGACGCTGTTATATTATAGGGTTTATACTGTATTTGAAGTCGACATTTGATCGGTGGTATCAAGGACCATCCGGAAAATAGGAAAATACATTGAAAGTCACGTATTAACAAAAGTAGAGCACAGTTCCCTCCTTGATTTGCGATGTTTAAGTCTCTCAGATTGTTTTTTCAATATTTCtatttttggtttaattttatgttttttagaatttgtttctctaatttataaaTCTCTCAAAACTGCCATTAATAGTCATTTATGGCGTTGGGTGGAACGTCTCGTCTTTTGGGAATTCACGTCTATTCAAAGAGATGTGCAGCCCTTCAATAGGCATCATTAttcctcaaaaaaaaataattcaaagtcTAAGTCTAGACGCTTCATTAGCCTTAATTCATATCAGAACTGTCATTATGGAATGCATTGGTAAGTCATCTAATTTTATTGGGTTCATCTGGGCACTAATTAAGATCTTTGATTCTTTGCATATTTAGATAAGGCAACACTTGTTAGGAGGCACCATTGTAAGCAGGAGCACATTAACCAGGTTGCGTGTTGCCACTGTTGCCATTTGCCCGCCCTACAAAATCCATGATACCCTTAAGCCATCTTTTACCAAACGCTTGACCATTCGTGAGACCTATAttccttttcccgccaaaatgcaCATTTTTAATGATACTTCAAATTGTCGTTTATACCTTCCTTTAAAACATCTATTTCACCCCACTTTTAAACCAACCAAAGCAACACTAATCTCGTTTGGATTTATTCGTGTTCAATATTTTACTTGTTGGAGTAAAAACAATATTCATTACTATTCAA encodes the following:
- the LOC113308484 gene encoding nuclear transcription factor Y subunit B-10-like; the encoded protein is MAEGPASPGGGSHESGEQSPRSNVREQDRYLPIANISRIMKKALPANGKIAKDAKETVQECVSEFISFITSEASDKCQREKRKTINGDDLLWAMATLGFEDYIDPLKVYLNRYREMEGDTKGTAKGSDGSGKAQPGQNPQIAPQGSFSQGGYMNS